The Lipingzhangella halophila genome segment GTAGTGAACATGGGGCCGCAGCACCCCTCCACGCACGGCGTTCTGCGGCTCATCCTGACGCTCGACGGTGAGACGGTGACCGACGCCCGGGTGGGTATCGGGTACCTGCACACCGGCATCGAGAAGAACATGGAGTTCCGGACGTGGACCCAGGGGACCACGTTCGTGACCCGCATGGACTACCTCACGCCGATCTTCAACGAGACCGCCTACTGCCTGGCGGTGGAGAAGCTACTCGGCATCACCGACGAGGTCCCCGACCGGGCCAACGTCATCCGGGTGCTGATGATGGAGCTCAACCGGATGTCCTCGCACTTCGTGGCGATGGCGACGTTCGGCATGGAGCTCGGCGCGACCACGATCATGACGAACGGCTTCCGCGAGCGCGAGATGGTCCTCGACATCTTCGAGCTGATCACCGGCCTGCGGATGAACCACGGTTACGTCCGGCCCGGCGGTGTCGCCCAGGACCTCCCCAATGGGGCGACCGGGAAGATCCGGGAGCTGCTCAAGGAGATGCCCAAGCGCATCACGATCCTGCGCAAGCTCCTGGACGCCAACCCGCTCTACCTCGCCCGTACGCGCGACGTCGCCTACCTGGACCTGGCCGGGTGCATGTCGCTGGGCGTGACCGGCCCACTGCTGCGCGCCTCGGGTCTGGGCTGGGACCTGCGCAAGGCCAAGCCGTACTGCGGCTACGAGAACTACGAGTTCGACGTCCCGGTCTCCGACGGCTGCGACGTCTACGCCCGCTACCGGGTGCGGGTGGCCGAGCTGGAGCAGAGCCTGCGCATCATCGAGCAGTGCCTGGACCGGCTGGAGCCCGGGCCGGTAATGGTGGACGACCCCAAGATCGGGTGGCCGGCCCAGCTCAGCCTCGGCCCCGACGGACTGGGCAACTCGCCCGATCACATCGCGCACATCATGAGCGGCTCCATGGAGGCGCTGATCCACCACTTCAAGATCGTCACGGAGGGGTTCCGGGTACCCGAGGGCCAGGCCTACTCGGCGGTGGAGAGCGCCAAGGGCGAGCTCGGCTGCCATGCCGTCAGCGGCGGCGGGACACGTCCGCACCGGGCGCACTTCCGCGACCCCTCCTTTGTCCACCTGCAGGCGGTGGCGGCCATGTGCGAGGGCGGATCGGTGGCGGACGTCATCGCCGCGGTGGCAAGCATCGACCCCGTGATGGGAGGGGTGGACCGGTGAGCACGAGCAAGACGTTCCCCGACGAGGTCAAGGCCCGACTGGAGGTCGACGCCAAGGAGATCATCGCCCGGTACCCGCAGTCGCGCTCCGCGCTGCTTCCGCTGCTGCACCTGGTGCAGGCCGCGGAGGGCTACGTGAGCTCCGCGGGCATCGCGTTCTGCGCCGAGCAGCTCGGGCTCACCAAGGCCGAGGTCACTGCCGTGGCCACCTTCTACACCATGTACAAGCGGCGCCCGGTGGGCGACTACCACGTGGGCGTCTGCACAAACACGCTGTGCGCGGTCATGGGCGGCGACGAGATCTTCGAGACGCTCAAGGAGCACCTGGAGGTCGGCAACAACGAGGCGACCGAGGACGGCAGGGTCTCGCTGGAGCACGTCGAGTGCAACGCGGCCTGCGACTTCGCGCCGGTGGTCATGGTCAACTGGGAGTTCTTCGACAGCCAGACCCCGGAGTCCGCGAAGCAGCTCGTGGACGACCTGCGCCTGGGCAACGACGTCCGGCCGACCCGCGGACCCGACAGCCTGTGCACCTTCAAGCAGGCGTCCCGGCTGCTGGCCGGGTTCGCCGACGACCACGCCACCGAGGGCCCGCAGGCGGCCGGCCCGTCGCTCGTCGGGCTGGAGCTGGCCCGCGAGCGCGGCTGGGCGGCGCCCGATCCGAACAACCTGCCGCCCGCACCGGCTCTCGACGAGGGTGAAGGGGGAGCGAAATGACCACGGACGCGCACCCGGCGACGACACTGACCCCGGTGCTGTCGCGGAACTGGGACCGCCCCGACTCGTTCACGCTCGCCGGGTACCGGGAAACCGGCGGCTACGAGGCGCTGCGCAAGGCGCTCACCATGGAGCCGGCCAGCCTGGTCGACCTGGTGAAGTCCTCGGGCCTGCGCGGACGCGGCGGCGCGGGCTTCCCCACCGGAATGAAGTGGAGCTTCCTGCCCGCGGACAACCCGAAGCCGCGGTACCTCGTGGTGAACGCCGACGAGTCCGAGCCGGGAACCTGCAAGGACATCCCGCTCATGCTGGCCGACCCGCACTCGCTGATCGAGGGCGTCGTGATCTCGGCGTACGCGATCCGCAGCGCGCAGGCGTTCATCTACGTGCGCGGCGAGGTGCTGCACGTGATCCGGCGGCTCAAGCACGCGGTGGCCGAGGCCTACGACGCCGGACTGCTCGGCCGGAACATCCTGGGGAGCGGCTTCGACCTGGACGTGGTGGTGCACGCCGGCGCGGGCGCCTACATCTGCGGCGAGGAGACCGCGCTGCTGGACTCCCTGGAGGGGTACCGCGGGCAGCCCCGCCTCAAGCCGCCGTTCCCGGCGGTCTCGGGGCTCTACGCCTCGCCGACCGTGGTGAACAACGTCGAGTCGATCGCCAGCGTGCCGAGCATCGTCGCCAACGGCATCGAGTGGTTCACCGCCATGGGCACCGAGAAGTCCGCCGGGTTCGGGTTCTTCTCGCTCTCGGGGCACGTCGCCCGGCCGGGCCAGTACGAGGCCCCGCTCGGCGTCACGCTGCGCGAGCTGCTGGACATGGCCGGCGGGATCCGGGCCGGGCACGAGCTCAAGTTC includes the following:
- the nuoF gene encoding NADH-quinone oxidoreductase subunit NuoF, which encodes MTTDAHPATTLTPVLSRNWDRPDSFTLAGYRETGGYEALRKALTMEPASLVDLVKSSGLRGRGGAGFPTGMKWSFLPADNPKPRYLVVNADESEPGTCKDIPLMLADPHSLIEGVVISAYAIRSAQAFIYVRGEVLHVIRRLKHAVAEAYDAGLLGRNILGSGFDLDVVVHAGAGAYICGEETALLDSLEGYRGQPRLKPPFPAVSGLYASPTVVNNVESIASVPSIVANGIEWFTAMGTEKSAGFGFFSLSGHVARPGQYEAPLGVTLRELLDMAGGIRAGHELKFWTPGGSSTPILTEEHLDTPLDFESVGAAGSMLGTRALQVFDETTCVVRAVGRWIAFYAHESCGKCTPCREGNFWMVQVLDRLENGTGTEEDLDKLLDICDNLLGRAFCALGDGAASPVMSSIQHFRQEYIDHVEQGGCPFDHRKSTVWGADS
- a CDS encoding NADH-quinone oxidoreductase subunit D, whose protein sequence is MSTNVTEDYIDASGGDWEEVIAAAQESGAERLVVNMGPQHPSTHGVLRLILTLDGETVTDARVGIGYLHTGIEKNMEFRTWTQGTTFVTRMDYLTPIFNETAYCLAVEKLLGITDEVPDRANVIRVLMMELNRMSSHFVAMATFGMELGATTIMTNGFREREMVLDIFELITGLRMNHGYVRPGGVAQDLPNGATGKIRELLKEMPKRITILRKLLDANPLYLARTRDVAYLDLAGCMSLGVTGPLLRASGLGWDLRKAKPYCGYENYEFDVPVSDGCDVYARYRVRVAELEQSLRIIEQCLDRLEPGPVMVDDPKIGWPAQLSLGPDGLGNSPDHIAHIMSGSMEALIHHFKIVTEGFRVPEGQAYSAVESAKGELGCHAVSGGGTRPHRAHFRDPSFVHLQAVAAMCEGGSVADVIAAVASIDPVMGGVDR
- the nuoE gene encoding NADH-quinone oxidoreductase subunit NuoE translates to MSTSKTFPDEVKARLEVDAKEIIARYPQSRSALLPLLHLVQAAEGYVSSAGIAFCAEQLGLTKAEVTAVATFYTMYKRRPVGDYHVGVCTNTLCAVMGGDEIFETLKEHLEVGNNEATEDGRVSLEHVECNAACDFAPVVMVNWEFFDSQTPESAKQLVDDLRLGNDVRPTRGPDSLCTFKQASRLLAGFADDHATEGPQAAGPSLVGLELARERGWAAPDPNNLPPAPALDEGEGGAK